A stretch of Schistocerca americana isolate TAMUIC-IGC-003095 chromosome 3, iqSchAmer2.1, whole genome shotgun sequence DNA encodes these proteins:
- the LOC124605704 gene encoding mitoferrin-1 isoform X1 — protein sequence MDFDDYETLPTNDVATHMTAGAVAGVMEHCVMYPLDSVKTRMQNLSPTPNATYRGISETLFRMVKHEGVLRPVRGMSAVVMGAGPAHALYFSSYEYVKKSLTQALPFNSHVAVGTAGVAATLLHDGVMNPAEVVKQRLQMYNSPYKSCLDCMVKVYRAEGLRAFYRSYTTQLTMNIPFQSIHFIIYEFAQSLTNPERHYNPKAHMLSGACAGGVAAAVTTPLDVCKTLLNTQPVAVRESGLFHAIRTVYKLGGLKGYFRGIQARVLYQMPSTAICWSMYEFFKYLLSNPSTDQLMTVMSQPSDSPEMALVEKQVPSGSIAGVERWACGATSSVSGAGVYGAYSFNTVHGSDTSLPKGSSYLEIVHS from the exons ATGGACTTTGATGACTATGAAACACTTCCAACAAATGATGTTGCTACCCATATGACGGCGGGAGCCGTCGCTGGTGTAATGGAACATTGTGTCATGTACCCGCTCGATTCGGTAAAG ACGCGGATGCAAAACCTGTCACCAACTCCAAATGCTACGTATAGAGGAATAAGTGAAACACTATTTCGCATGGTGAAACATGAAGGAGTTCTGAGACCTGTTCGAGGAATGAGTGCAGTTGTTATGGGGGCAGGACCAGCCCATGCGCTATATTTTTCATCGTATGAGTATGTAAAGAAGTCTCTCACACAGGCATTACCCTTCAATAGTCACGTGGCTGTTG GTACTGCTGGAGTGGCTGCGACGCTCCTGCACGATGGTGTGATGAACCCAGCTGAAG TTGTCAAACAAAGACTGCAAATGTACAACTCACCATATAAATCATGCCTAGATTGTATGGTAAAAGTATATCGTGCAGAAGGGCTCAGAGCATTCTACCGTTCATACACCACGCAACTGACAATGAATATCCCATTTCAGAGTATTCATTTCATTATATATGAATTTGCCCAAAGTTTAACTAACCCAGAAAGACACTACAATCCAAAAGCTCATATGCTGTCAGGAGCCTGTGCCGGTGGTGTTGCAGCAGCTGTAACGACACCACTTGATGTGTGCAAGACATTACTCAACACACAACCTGTAGCAGTGAGAGAATCGGGTTTATTTCATGCCATAAGGACAGTATACAAGTTGGGTGGTCTGAAAGGATATTTCAGAGGAATCCAGGCAAGGGTCCTCTATCAGATGCCATCAACTGCTATCTGTTGGTCAATGTACGAGTTCTTCAAATATCTTCTCTCAAATCCTTCCACTGACCAGCTTATGACAGTGATGTCACAGCCATCAGACAGTCCAGAGATGGCCTTAGTTGAAAAGCAAGTTCCAAGTGGATCCATTGCAGGAGTAGAAAGGTGGGCATGTGGTGCAACATCGTCTGTCTCTGGTGCTGGAGTGTATGGAGCGTATTCATTCAATACGGTCCATGGCTCCGATACATCTCTTCCCAAGGGAAGCTCGTATCTTGAAATTGTTCATAGTTGA
- the LOC124605704 gene encoding mitoferrin-1 isoform X2: MDFDDYETLPTNDVATHMTAGAVAGVMEHCVMYPLDSVKTRMQNLSPTPNATYRGISETLFRMVKHEGVLRPVRGMSAVVMGAGPAHALYFSSYEYVKKSLTQALPFNSHVAVGTAGVAATLLHDGVMNPAEVVKQRLQMYNSPYKSCLDCMVKVYRAEGLRAFYRSYTTQLTMNIPFQSIHFIIYEFAQSLTNPERHYNPKAHMLSGACAGGVAAAVTTPLDVCKTLLNTQPVAVRESGLFHAIRTVYKLGGLKGYFRGIQARVLYQMPSTAICWSMYEFFKYLLSNPSTDQLMTVMSQPSDSPEMALVEKQVPSGSIAGVERRQK; this comes from the exons ATGGACTTTGATGACTATGAAACACTTCCAACAAATGATGTTGCTACCCATATGACGGCGGGAGCCGTCGCTGGTGTAATGGAACATTGTGTCATGTACCCGCTCGATTCGGTAAAG ACGCGGATGCAAAACCTGTCACCAACTCCAAATGCTACGTATAGAGGAATAAGTGAAACACTATTTCGCATGGTGAAACATGAAGGAGTTCTGAGACCTGTTCGAGGAATGAGTGCAGTTGTTATGGGGGCAGGACCAGCCCATGCGCTATATTTTTCATCGTATGAGTATGTAAAGAAGTCTCTCACACAGGCATTACCCTTCAATAGTCACGTGGCTGTTG GTACTGCTGGAGTGGCTGCGACGCTCCTGCACGATGGTGTGATGAACCCAGCTGAAG TTGTCAAACAAAGACTGCAAATGTACAACTCACCATATAAATCATGCCTAGATTGTATGGTAAAAGTATATCGTGCAGAAGGGCTCAGAGCATTCTACCGTTCATACACCACGCAACTGACAATGAATATCCCATTTCAGAGTATTCATTTCATTATATATGAATTTGCCCAAAGTTTAACTAACCCAGAAAGACACTACAATCCAAAAGCTCATATGCTGTCAGGAGCCTGTGCCGGTGGTGTTGCAGCAGCTGTAACGACACCACTTGATGTGTGCAAGACATTACTCAACACACAACCTGTAGCAGTGAGAGAATCGGGTTTATTTCATGCCATAAGGACAGTATACAAGTTGGGTGGTCTGAAAGGATATTTCAGAGGAATCCAGGCAAGGGTCCTCTATCAGATGCCATCAACTGCTATCTGTTGGTCAATGTACGAGTTCTTCAAATATCTTCTCTCAAATCCTTCCACTGACCAGCTTATGACAGTGATGTCACAGCCATCAGACAGTCCAGAGATGGCCTTAGTTGAAAAGCAAGTTCCAAGTGGATCCATTGCAGGAGTAGAAAG